In Crinalium epipsammum PCC 9333, the following are encoded in one genomic region:
- the leuA gene encoding 2-isopropylmalate synthase: MLKNPTTKYHPFAPINLPDRTWPSSTITHPPIWLSTDLRDGNQALIEPMHVQRKLRLFKLLVDIGFTEIEVAFPSASQTDFDFVRHLIEHHLIPDHVTIQVLTPARDRLIRRTFEALQGAKRAIVHLYNATSPVFRRTVFGKDRLGTIEMAASSAQLMNELAAEQPQTDWYFQYSPETFTATELDFAKDICDAVLDVWQPTPQHKAIINLPATVEVATPNVFADQVEWMHRNIARRDSVILSVHPHNDRGCGIAAAELAQMAGADRVEGCLFGNGERTGNVDLVTLALNLYTQGIHPGLDFSDINLVASTVEDCTQLPIHPRHPYVGELVFTAFSGSHQDAIKKGLAVQKLDSTWEVPYLPLDPADVGRTFESVIRVNSQSGKGGIAFLLERDYGLVLPRRLQIEFGQVVQQAMDACGQEMSATDLWKLFEIEYLQAVSPLKYLSHQLSETEKGEQAIALTLLMNGQPVALTGQGNGPIDAFLTALNAGIRIHHYEEHSLSQGSNASAIAYVEVASDTFPGSIHGVGIHCNIVTASFLAVLSAVNRGT, encoded by the coding sequence GTGTTGAAGAATCCTACAACCAAATATCATCCATTTGCACCCATCAACTTACCCGACCGCACCTGGCCATCTTCTACTATTACCCATCCCCCCATCTGGCTCAGTACCGATCTACGCGATGGCAACCAGGCGCTGATTGAGCCGATGCACGTTCAACGCAAGTTACGTCTGTTTAAGCTTTTAGTTGATATTGGGTTTACTGAAATCGAAGTGGCATTTCCCTCCGCTTCACAAACTGACTTTGATTTCGTTCGCCACCTAATTGAGCATCACTTAATACCGGATCACGTCACGATTCAGGTTTTAACGCCTGCCCGCGATCGCCTAATTCGTCGCACCTTTGAAGCCTTGCAAGGAGCAAAACGGGCGATTGTACATCTTTATAACGCTACCTCTCCAGTCTTTCGGCGCACCGTCTTTGGTAAGGATCGCCTTGGCACTATCGAGATGGCAGCGTCCTCAGCACAACTGATGAACGAACTTGCCGCAGAACAACCACAGACTGATTGGTATTTCCAATATTCCCCGGAAACCTTCACAGCGACTGAACTAGATTTTGCTAAAGATATTTGCGATGCAGTTTTGGATGTGTGGCAACCCACACCACAGCACAAAGCGATTATCAACCTACCCGCAACAGTAGAAGTTGCAACCCCTAATGTATTCGCAGATCAAGTAGAGTGGATGCATCGTAATATAGCACGACGGGATAGTGTAATTTTGAGCGTTCATCCCCATAACGATCGCGGTTGTGGCATTGCCGCAGCGGAACTGGCGCAGATGGCAGGCGCAGATCGAGTAGAGGGTTGCTTATTTGGCAATGGCGAACGTACCGGGAATGTGGATTTGGTGACGCTGGCGCTGAACCTCTACACCCAAGGCATTCATCCTGGTTTGGACTTTTCGGACATTAATCTAGTGGCGAGTACGGTGGAGGACTGTACGCAACTGCCGATTCATCCCCGCCATCCCTATGTGGGAGAGTTGGTATTCACTGCCTTCTCTGGTTCCCACCAAGATGCAATCAAGAAAGGCTTGGCAGTGCAGAAATTAGATAGCACCTGGGAAGTTCCTTATCTGCCACTCGATCCAGCAGATGTGGGACGCACTTTTGAGTCCGTGATTCGGGTAAATAGCCAGTCCGGTAAGGGGGGTATTGCCTTCTTGCTAGAACGGGACTACGGTTTGGTGTTGCCGCGACGGTTGCAGATCGAGTTTGGTCAAGTAGTGCAACAAGCAATGGATGCTTGTGGTCAAGAAATGTCTGCAACCGATCTATGGAAACTATTTGAGATTGAATATTTACAAGCTGTGTCGCCGTTGAAGTACCTCTCTCACCAGTTGTCAGAAACAGAGAAGGGGGAACAGGCGATCGCACTAACGCTCTTAATGAATGGGCAACCTGTAGCGCTTACCGGACAGGGCAATGGCCCGATTGATGCGTTTCTAACAGCCCTGAATGCTGGCATTCGCATCCATCATTACGAGGAACACTCACTTAGTCAGGGGAGCAACGCTTCTGCGATCGCTTATGTTGAGGTAGCTAGCGATACTTTCCCAGGGTCAATACACGGGGTTGGCATCCATTGCAATATCGTGACCGCCTCTTTTCTAGCAGTTCTTAGTGCGGTTAATCGCGGGACTTAG